The following is a genomic window from Bosea sp. RAC05.
CCGCTCGGTCGCGCGGGTGCGGGCCTCCAGCATGCGGTTGCCGACGAAGCCGAAGCCGTTGCCGACGACGACCGGCACCTTGCCGAGCCGGCGGCCCAGCGCCATCGCGCTCACCACCGCATCCTCGGCCACGCCCGCGGGGCGGACCACCTCGAGCAGCTTCATCACATTGGCCGGGCTGAAGAAATGCATCCCCAGCACGTCCTGCGGGCGCTTCGTCGCCGCCGCGATGGTGGGCACGTCGAGATAGGAGGTGTTGCTGGCCAGGATCGCGCCAGGCTTGGCGATGCCGTCGAGCGCCCCGAAGATCTGCTGCTTGACGCCCATCTCCTCGAAGGCAGCCTCGATCACGATGTCGGCTTCGGCGGCAGCCGCGAGACCGACCGCGGGCGTGATCAGGGCCAGGCGCTCGTCGCGTTTCTCCGGCGTCAGCGAGCCGCGCGTGACCGACATCTCGTAGATCGCCGCGACCCGGTTCATGCCGTTGTCGATCTGCGCCTGTTCCTGCTCGATCAGCGTCACCGGGATGCCCGCATTGGCGAAGCACATCGCGATGCCGCCGCCCATCGTACCGGCGCCGATCACCGCCGCCTTCGCGATCGGGCGCGGCTTCACTTCGGCGCCGATGCCGGGGACGCGGGCGATCTCGCGTTCCGCGAAGAAGACATGGCGCAGCGCAGCCGAGCGCGGATCGGCGACGAGCTTCAAAAACAGCGCCCGCTCGACCGCGAGCCCCTCCGCGAAGCCGAGATCGAAGGCCCCGCGCACGGACTCGATCAAGGCCGCAACGTTGGGCAGATCCGCCGACTTCTTCATCGCATCCGCGGCCAGCGCCTCGAAGGCCGCGCGATCGGCCGCCGTCAGCTTTGTCCGGGCCTCGCTGAGGCGCAGCGGCGCGCCCCGGCCCGCCAGCGTGCGCGCCTGCGCGACGGCGGCCACGATAAGATCCTCGCCCGTCACCGCATCGACCAGCCCGAGCTCCAGCGCCTTGCCGGCATTGACGGGCTCGCCCGAGAGCATCATCGGGAAGGCCTTCGCCGCCCCGATCAGCCGCGGCAGGCGCTGCGTGCCGCCCGCACCGGGGATGAGTCCGAGCTTGACCTCGGGGAGGCCGAGCGATGCGGCCGGCGCCGCGACGCGACCATGGCAGGCGAGCGCGACCTCGAGGCCGCCGCCGAGCGCAGCCCCCTGGATCGCCGCGACGACCGGCTTCGGACAGGCCTCGATCGCATCGAGCACGTCGGGGAGGTAGGGCGCGAGCGGCGGCTTGCCGAACTCGCTGATGTCGGCCCCGGCGATGAAGGCGCGGCCCGCCGCCGCCAGCACGATGGCGCTCACCGTCGGATCGGCGCCCGCCTCCGCGATGACGCGGGCGAGGCCCGCCCGCAGGGCCTGGCCGAGCGCGTTGACGGGTGGGCTGTCGATCGTCGCGATCGCGATCTCGCCCTGACGGGCGAGCCGGACGGTCTCCATAGGCATGCGTCCCTGCTGTGCCGGCGCTGGGGCGCGGCCGGTCGAGGGCGAAGGAGGACATGGCGGAGGTCCCCTTTGTCAAGCAGGCCGCACGCTTGACCCCCGGCGAAGCGCCATGCCAAGCCTGCCTCCGAGAGCCGGGCCCGGGAGCGTCGATCCATGGGACCCGGCCGGGCTTGAGGGATGGAGATCCGGGGATGACCAGCGCCGTTCTGACCGAAACCGTGGCGCCCGGCGTCCTGCAGATCACGATGAACCGGCCCGAGCGCAAGAACGCACTCGACCGCGCCAGCTATCTCGGCCTGATCGCGGCCTTCGCCGCGGCGGAAGCCGATGCCGACATCCGCGCCATCCTTGTCACCGGCACCGGCGGCTGTTTCACCAGCGGCAACGACATCCGCGATTTCGCCGCTTCCGCCGATGACGGCGCCCGCGTCGCGATGGATTTCCTCGGTGCGATCTCGACGGCGACGAAGCCGGTCGTCGCAGCGGTCGAAGGGTTCGCCGTCGGCATCGGCACGACCATGCTGCTGCATTGCGACCTCGCCTTCGCCGGGGCCGGCGCCATGTTCCGCATGCCGTTCGTCACGCTCGGGCTGTGTCCCGAGGGCGCGTCCAGCTATCTGCTGCCGCTCGCGGCGGGCTCCAAGCGCGCGGCCGAGCTGCTGATGCTGGGCGAGAGCTTCGGCCCGCAGGCGGCGCTGGAGGCGGGCCTGCTGAACGCTGTCCTCGCCGAGGGCAAGGCGCTGGAGGCTGCGCTCGACAAGGCCAAGGCACTGGCGGCGCTGCCG
Proteins encoded in this region:
- a CDS encoding 3-hydroxyacyl-CoA dehydrogenase NAD-binding domain-containing protein: MPMETVRLARQGEIAIATIDSPPVNALGQALRAGLARVIAEAGADPTVSAIVLAAAGRAFIAGADISEFGKPPLAPYLPDVLDAIEACPKPVVAAIQGAALGGGLEVALACHGRVAAPAASLGLPEVKLGLIPGAGGTQRLPRLIGAAKAFPMMLSGEPVNAGKALELGLVDAVTGEDLIVAAVAQARTLAGRGAPLRLSEARTKLTAADRAAFEALAADAMKKSADLPNVAALIESVRGAFDLGFAEGLAVERALFLKLVADPRSAALRHVFFAEREIARVPGIGAEVKPRPIAKAAVIGAGTMGGGIAMCFANAGIPVTLIEQEQAQIDNGMNRVAAIYEMSVTRGSLTPEKRDERLALITPAVGLAAAAEADIVIEAAFEEMGVKQQIFGALDGIAKPGAILASNTSYLDVPTIAAATKRPQDVLGMHFFSPANVMKLLEVVRPAGVAEDAVVSAMALGRRLGKVPVVVGNGFGFVGNRMLEARTRATERLLIAGALPHEVDAALTGFGFKMGPCAMADLAGNDIGWRSRKARGKTAAVADAICEAGWFGQKTGRGYFLYPEGARSGQRDPEVEALIARISEEQGVTRRRFTTEEILSRLLDPMVNEGARILEEGIAARPGDIDVIWLNGYNWPAWRGGPMYWADTVGLGAIVARLEQLVAETGDGTLQPAPLLRRLAAEGKGFADLKTQSA
- a CDS encoding enoyl-CoA hydratase-related protein, with product MTSAVLTETVAPGVLQITMNRPERKNALDRASYLGLIAAFAAAEADADIRAILVTGTGGCFTSGNDIRDFAASADDGARVAMDFLGAISTATKPVVAAVEGFAVGIGTTMLLHCDLAFAGAGAMFRMPFVTLGLCPEGASSYLLPLAAGSKRAAELLMLGESFGPQAALEAGLLNAVLAEGKALEAALDKAKALAALPPQSVALTKMLLKRGQAASVAETLITEARHFGERLRSAEAQAAFAAFLKR